ACAGGCTTACGTACTTCAAGCTTTTTACGTATTTATGATAATGCAAATGGGCACAGCCATCCCGCGAAAGGTAACACTTTTCAAAGCGCATTTCCAGACTGTTATTTTATATAGTTGAAAGGGTTCCGAGGCCCATATTCCCGGTTCACTACAAActtgaatatttaaaagtttatggtttttcattaaGCTATATTCCCAAAATAACCGGTTTTGACCTCCAAACATTGGAACTTTTGAATACTTATtcatttatcgatttatttacctgtataattatttatttatttatttatttatttatttattatttctcctTTTATTGTGTGACGTCAAAGAGAAACTAAACAACAGTATCTACCGCTTTcatcctaacacacacacacaccggaaaAACGGCGAGAGGGATGCGAAGAAAAAGTATCCTATTTAGACCAACGCTTTCCGAGTCTTGACTTCCGAGAGGTAACCCTTGGGTCGCAGTCATTTGAGCGAGTCGCTTAGTTGTGTGAATTCATATTATTATGACGACTATTATTATAAACTACATCTGATTATTGCTTTATCGTCTCATGTCGTATTCCGTTGATCTAAGGCAATTCCATTTAGTATTAATACCCCAGTGACATTACTGGAAGTAACACGAGTATTTCAGGTTCTTGGCTGAGAAAGCGGGGAGTGTGGTTCATTTTTCACTGGGGGTGTTTACTGCCTTATTTTTACCCAAACGATATTCCTTTACATTAATATAAATGGCACTTTTATCCTGGTAATTGAATAGTAATAAGGGTCACACAAATCTTGAAAGCAGGATTGATAACCATACATTTTAGAAGGCTTGAATCACGACTGTAACACAATGCAGGGGTTCGTCAAATAGAGGTACTCTCGGAaaccgttgttgttgttgttatttttattaagctggatttatgccagcacgggctcatgCTCATACAGCAGCCGTAAggtcattttaaatattttgcagGTGACGGAGACCgcgacaccaaaaaaaaaaaaaaaaatactgctgaGTAGAACGGTTACATTCACATAATTCAGTGGCGCCGGAGCTGCACCTAGATCCTACAGATGTGTAGCTAAATACCATAAGAATGCAGGAGAATATTTATCTCACCTCACTAATGACAATTACCGAGCGTTTTTGGCCACAGTATGATCTAATGAACGTTTCTAAATTTCCAGGGACAGCTTCAGCTTAATTACTTAGCAGTGTAATACCAGAAACGTGGAAACATGTTTTGCAAGAATTACAGAAGTACCACTTTAAAGTatgtaaaaaaatctaatatggtaggctaaaaaaaattcacgaaatcaaaagcttatcggTGCGTTCCTTCAATCACAGGCAGGTTTTATTGTAAAGTGTGGccgtgttaaaaaaaattaaagaagcaaatgctctatatatatatatatatatatatatatatatatatatatatatatatatatatatatatttgtgtgtgtgtgtatgtatacttatatgaattatgtgggcgtgtgtgtatgtgtgtgtatattgctaAAATAAGACTAATTGTTTCGTAAACAACATTTTCCTCGTACCAGTTAGagcgctttttatttattttttttaaggcgtAGTTACTAAAGCACTTACTCATTGTCTTCTTCGTTGCAAGAGAGATGTCAGCACGATGGCAGCTCAAACCAGACATGCGCAGCGCTGGAACTGCACTTGCTTTTCAGTAATACAATGAATTAGCATAATGCATGCCAGGAGCACGCGCATTTGCTACACAGACTACCCCCTTACACTTGCCAACTGCAGTGCACAAACCAGCTTGTGCAATGCACTTTCGTAGTGGCACTGAGCGTGTATGGAGTTTTATATTAATGCCATAAAATCTGTCGCGCTGTAAAACTCGTTGCTGAGTGTTTACCAACAATTCAGGCATTTGGATTTAATTTAAACTACTCCTAGTAATTCCTTGGTACTATTGGTCACGGTCTAGGTGCCTTTgggtatacctagaccgtgctaTTAGTCATAGTAACAGTAATAGCGTAATTAGAAAGCGCTGTAAACTTGCAAAAATTCATTTCAACTCTTTTCATTGCCACGGTTTCTTTGGGTATATTTGCTGCTTTAAACTCACACAATATTCGTAATAAACAAACCATCGACATCTCGTGCGAAATCTTGTTCCTTGAGCGGTTTCCTTGGCAACAATGTCCGAGTCCTCGACTTCTCGGGCTATCGATATCTCATCACTGGAGGTTTGTACTGCAACTTTCCAATCAAGTTTTGAGCACCGCTTCCGTGCTGAGCGGATGAGCGATATCGAATCTTCTTGGTGTTGGTGGAGGAATACTACAGCACATTTATATTCGCGTGATATATATGAAAACTGATGGTTAATGTAATTTTAACACGTTTatctttataaacatttttttttttaatcgtggaGTTGTTTTTCTAAAAGTACAAAAAACGAATCCtttcaagattagcgaacccactatttttcaagacactattataccactttgattcatatgtgtatatgtaatgtgtatgtgtatatatatatatatatatatatatatatatatatatatatatatatatatatttaaatcaaagtggtataatattgtcttgaaaaatagtgggttcgctaatcatGACGTGAtccaaaaaaatatttcacgcAAAACGGCCAAGTATTGATATTGGTCGATATGTCGTACGAGATGATTTGTGGGTCTACAGACGATGCTATCCAATTTAAACACAAACAATTGATTACGAAGAGACAGCATTTACTCTGTTGGCCGACACCACGGTCAAACTGGAAGACGGAAGTTTATTCAAGGGTGGGGACATAATCGTGCCTTAATAGGAAACAAAAAAGACAGAGGGTCAATAAAGGTATTGGTTTGCGTCCGCTaactcattttatttctttaaacactCACACTTCTCTTTCATTCAATACATTTTGACGGATGATTTTTCTGGATGTGCATGTATTTGTCAtaggttttcttcctttttcaatTCCGTTGTGTTGCCGAAACATCacgtgtttgtttttttaaatggtcACTGTTCTGTATCATTTTCACCTCTAACTTGTATTCTGTctgtaacttgagagagagagagagagagagaaaccttgacgTAAACTTGACAattgtataaatgaataaatatttacaaaagccaCCTGCATTTTTATATtgctatttcttttcattatgctCTCATACTATTACTCTATTTCTGGTACTATTTATATGGAAACTGAAACGTTCCTAAGCTGGTCTAGCTAATGATTTATGCGTTATTTTGAATCAACTAGCAGTCTCTCTTAGATTGGTTCGTAGCAAGACAGCGGTCACTTCTACATTTATCCTTTATCCTCGTCTCAAAATACTCTAAaattcttacatatttttttgttttatttttacggaAAAATAGGCCGTAGCTTGGACGACTTTTCGATGTATTAGCATTTTGAGCCATGAGGTATTCATAACGATGATATAAACCAAAGGAAAGATGAAAATATCTTGACCTCTAGGTAAAACGAGAAACGCtccgggagaaaaaaaaaaaaaaaaaaaatccggttttttttttttttttttttttttttttgtgatggtcGTATTGTCTTGTCGGTTTCGAAGTTTAATATACGAAATTGCTGATATTATCAAGTTAAAATCCAACAGAGAGAAGAATAAGTCATTGTgagtatataaagaaaataatagactccTACTGCAGGTAAAGACAGTAGTAACTATGTGAAATACATGTTTTATGGACTTATGATAAGATCGATAAATCAAAACTCGCGCAAAGAGAAGCTGAGTCTCCCTTGTTAAGTATTCCCCAAAGAAACTGCAGTCCATTTTAATCCCATTTAAAAATTCGCCGGATCTCGAAGTTAAGAAAATATAACAGCTGTGGAGAACCGCTTAATACATTTCCATGAATCGCTTTTGTTCTACTGCTCACCAGTCTACCCAGTTGCTTATACATGccaattgccatatatatatattatatatatatatatatataatatatatatatatatatatattattatatatgccttatacatgcgtatatgccatgtgtgtatgtatatatatatatatatatatatatatatatatatatatatatgtgtgtgtgtgtgtgtgtgtgtgtgtgtgtgtgtgtgtgtgtgtatacatgtagtGTGTTTGTGCGCACAGGTGAAAGGGAAGGAAAGGAGGAGAATCACATGGTAAATATTATACGGTCTTCAAGTAAGTTAAGTACCTCATACAACTTACGCTTCCAAAGAAAACCATTCAAAAGACAGGACAAGAAATCGGAATGATCTTAAACCATAATCACAGGTAGCCTAATCAACAGCTGCAATTTTCCTGACATTTCTCTTATGTTAAAGGTTATGATGCATTAACTTTTCGTGCAAGTCCTGCTAGTGCATTGAATAAGGTAATATTGGAAATGCAAATTATTAAACGAACGTCAAGTCGTGTGTTATACAGACGTCAACGATTATACAAAGCTGTAAGATTCAATTTCATGATAATCTTTTGAATCTTCTAGTCTGTAGAATCTCCTGTTACAAGTAAACTACATCCCTTGGCCTCCCGAGTTTGAATTAAGCAATATGCTGAGCGTATGGAAATTTAAGGAGCGTCCAGGAGGCGAAGCCATGTATATTCCATAAGCTACATTATGTTAGATTCAGATGTAGGTATCTCTGAAATTGCCATTATCCATTTGCATGTAGTATAGAAAGCCCTGACGTGTTCACAGCCTAAATGTGTTCTTAGATAATACAATGTGCGCAGACAAAAACACGGCTGGGCGTAGAACCAGCTGCTGTAGCCTGGTTATTTGATATCCTCGGTCTTAATTAAGCAAAGTCATCAAACATCGCATCTGAAAATACTCGTGCCTACCTTGATAAAAGACCTTATCGTTTTCTATAATTTTAAGCATCTAAAAGAAAACGGTTATGTCAAGGCACTAAGATTACGTTACTGCTCACAAGTATATTACGATTGAAAGCATACTAAAACTGAATCTATTTAAAGAATATTCCTTGATGTGTTTATATAAACTGATTTTTCGGCCAtcgaaatgaataagaaaaaagaaaaattgaaaggtaTTCCGTAATGTTGAAGGAATATTAATTTTGGTCTTTCTAGAAAAGAAAGGCGCCAGGGCTCGTAGAGTTGTCAACAAGCTCAAACACAGTGGTAACTGTGTTTTATCTCTTTACTCTCACCATCGAAAATGTCtctatttttgccatttttagtggttttaccCCTTTCATTGTATtgaatagccccccccccccccttcccccagcaACCCCAACCCCCGCTGTCTTCAAGTAAGTTTTATTGTCCTGTAAGGACAACatccttctttatttttatttcattacaacGACTTGCTAAGTTCCAATTTATATCATCTTAcgtagaattctctggcctttccaaCGATATAATTATCGTGTATACGCGCAGACTGTGTCTGTAGTTATTTATGTATAAGTGTTCgtaagaaacaaattcctctctgCGCGCTCGGATCTCTGTTGACCCGACTCAggtactacatatccgtccgcacctgtctatgtcaaccccgCTCATCTGTAATAaagcctacgggctgctctgtgagcaagagcccgtgctgcatAACCCCAGCGTAATCTTcaacaacataataaaataaagcatcagtacccagATACCTGCCTCTCTGTGTGGTCCTCACAGTCCTCCCTCGGTGTAGTCGGGTTTACATTTCGAGAcctacttcaattattttttatcgtTTTGTTTGATAGAGGCCACTGGAATGCTTATTCCTGCGCTCGTACATTCACTTGGAATCATGATAGTTTGGCCTCTTTTTCTATTAGATTCAATTGGATTTTGTTTGGGGTGGGCTGGAGGGGGAAAAGTTACTTAATCCGTCATTTTATACTTAAGTACTGATGTAACCAGTTGTGTTTAAGAGTTGTCGAATGAACTGTTCAAGTAATGCAAGATTAAATGATAGTGTTTCCTTTTTATTCGTGAAAAGTTCATTATTTTTGGTGTGTATCTCCTTGTTGCAGGCAATTTAACTTCTTTATGGTTGTCCCTGTTGTTCCATCAATGTGCGATACATCTCTCGAAGAGCTGATAATTTAACAACTGATTGTAATTCTTCAACAAATGCTACAATTTGAGCACAGGCAATGGCTTGCGCAGCCCGAGCAGCGTCTCGTAAATATAAATAGCATTTAACATGGCAATAAGTGTCACCTGCATAGGCATCAGCAGCTTGCTCAGTCACACAggcccaaaaacaaaatatttttacttcattgtgcaatacattcaccaagagcaatttcaGTACTCTAGACTttgttactaaaacgtctactgacgtttatgccAAAAGACTTCGTCTCTgtgtgaaaaacaaaataaattaaactaaaataagaTAATGTAAGAGCGTCATTCTCGAATATATGTGGTTCTGTTATCCTTATTATCATGAGGATATGCAAGAGAAATGGACATATTTCTATAAAAGTCATAACCATGTCAatcaatatatttacatttcactTGAAAACAGACGATACAAACAACTCCACACTAATAGAAATATTATGATTGTTGTGAGGGGAATTTCTCACAGAAGGTATTAGTTcatataaagtttattattttgaaGTAATTACAGTGTTACAATAAATATAGGAACATCAGTATGTGCATCATATATACTTGTTCAGTTATATACTACAACAGACTCTCGCACAATTGCCGTTGACAtttcagctttaaaaaaaaataaataaataaataaaaataaaaaaaaataaaaaataaaaaactgattcATGAAGCCTCGTTTCAGAGCcatacaagaaaatatatgatGGGAAGTAGTTAGTCAGTGTGAAaacatatctgaatatatatatatatatatatatatatatatatatatatatatatgtgtgtgtgtgtgtgtgtgtgtgtgtgtgtgtgtgtgtgtgtgtgtgtgtgcgcgcccgAGTGCTCAAATTTAAAGGCTCGGCATAGTTACACAAATCTCTGTATAGTTAGTGACCAGGGTAGAAGGATTTCTATAAATCAAGAAAAAGTAAATTACTCTGCTACATTGTTAGTAGTGTGATAATTACGCCCCTCTGATAAAAATCTTGAAGGCTCTGTTCCAATTCCACAATTTCCAATTTAGTCATAACATTATATCCGAGTCGACTTATTGGATTTTACTGTTTTCTTGGTGATAAGAACGACGAGGCTTTGAGCTAAGACGTgaaggaaataaacataaattcaaGGAAATAGATTGAAGTCTAACCCCAAGAGGACACGTAAGTTATTACCTGGCAATAGTCCCATATAATTGATTAGAAACGTTGTTCATTTATGTAGAAATCGGAAACATCCTTCCTCCAGTTTACAGACTAGTGCGTAATTTTACCCTCGACTCTTTTAGCTTTCCAAGTAGTAAATTAACATTAAGTATCCAAGAAAAGCTTCGTTGATCAGTAGAGAGGAGCCGAACGATACAGCTTatctcaaaagaagaagaaggagtcatCGACAGCCGCATCTCGTGGCGTCCAGGTCTTCGAAAGTCACTCTCCTGATCTGGTCTCCAAGCTGGACGAAGAACGGCAGCGGTCGGAAGTGGGTCGGGACGCACTCGGGCGACGGGACCTTGTCGTTGCCGAAAAGGAACCTGTAAATATCCGGAAGTGGTCAGGGAGTCTtaagaaagaatgaaaacaaaagctCGATTCTCAAGATAACACCAGGTAAAAGCCAAATATAAGATCCTCGGCAACGGCAGATTCACTGCCTGGTCTTTATATCCTACTTATTTTAGCTCCAAATTTCTCTCCGCGTCCGTCtgtttactatataattttaaccATTCTACTTTCATTTCGTCATTTCAGTGCTTTCTTTGATGACAGACGCCCAACTATCCCTCCGATATCCTTTACATCAaggaaaaaaaacgtaaattttACTCACGTGTATTTGGCCCTGACGAGAGCATTGACGGTAAAGAGCTCCGGGTCATCTAACATGAGGCACGTACCCCGACAATAGGTCAAGTACACCTGTGTTGGAAGAATGACTTTCGCAAGACCGAGGTCATTCAGGCTCATCTCCAATTTGAACATCTGCAGGAGAAGAAATAAATACTGAGAAACtagtattcatctctctctctctctctctctctctctctctctctctctctctctctctctctctctctctctctctcgttttcattgTTTAATTATTATATGTGCACCCGTTAACCTAGATTTTAGTACTGAACTAATCATTGCTAATTTATTTGTCGTACTGCATATCTCAAGATATTCTGTCTATTAAATTACTCCAGACCTTTTTGCATTACAAATGCATTCACTTCTTGATGCTTTCATTCATGTCTcagtcatattaaaaaaaaaaaaagttctttagaCAGTTTTATTTACATTGTTCTAACCAATTGTAACTcctataaaatatcaataatggTTAGTGGTACTTTCTCACCTGACATTCGAGTGGCGTGGATCGTTGCTTTCTCTTGCGTTGtcgttcttcttctccttggtattTGATGGGAATCTTGGCTATCTGTTCGTTGATTCTGTTGACCAGGAAACTTTTAAGAATGTTTTGCAGTGGACTTTCTTCTGCCGTTCTCGATCCCCGATGCTGTATGCAAAGAGCAGGTTGCATTTTGTCCTCTTCTTCGTAGAACTTGTTCCACTTCACTGTTTTAATGGTCAGTTTCCATTCCCCACTTAACCAAGGCTGAACGTCGTTTGACACATCCGCAACAATGGTGTTTTTGTCGTGTGGCGCCATTCTCCTCATGGGAGAACATTCTGTGTCCTTAACCTTGTGAGATTGAGAGGAGCAATTCAGGCTGTATGTGACTGTGATCGTTGTTTGTTTTGATCTCAAAAGCAACTGTAAATATTTCACGTTACTTGGCGTGAAAACTGCAGCGGTGACTTCGCCACCAGTTTTTTCAGTGGTACCAAAGTACCACAGATGTTCCTCGAAAGCAGCTTCATCTGTATTAATAAAGAGAAATGGGTGTTTTCAGTGGTCGTGGCTCCTTTAACTGAAAGCATGACAACTGTTTAGATATTAGTTTGGTTTCTGTCTCGCAATCAGAGACAAAGAACTTTCTGAGAGCAGGCAAGTAAAGGGATtcttgctaaactaatttttacgGTACATGAAAAGTAACTGAAATTGTTTATTAAGGAAAGTTTGAAATATGAAGCAGCGACTCACATAGCGTAAATGTGGTTCAGTAAATGAAGATCACCTGTGACACGAcgcaagaaaaataaattgtgCAGCCGGAATTCGAGAATGGCTTAGCAAATTTGCTTAGAACTACAAAGTAAATATTTACACTAACTGAACAACTACATATGTTCGAGTTATGAAAGTCATATCTAGTAGTTGCCCAGTGAGGGGCATCGATCCATAAGTGGCTAGTTTTGGGTGAAATTTTATGGTTCAAGGTAATGGCACTAACTTGTGTCTCTTATGTAtgagaaaccatttttttttaaatataaaatagtgTTATATAGAAAAGCTAAAAGTTTGCTTTGATATACTTACAACTTTGTGGAGTGTAAACGATGACGGGCGATTTTGTATCTGTAAAGTAATTATCAATCGCTTCGAGGTAAGTGTAGGATATGTTTCTACCTTTCAGTGATATTActtcactctgaaaaaataaagaagttagTGATAGCTCTGAATATGGACAGTGTGTTCTTTGGTGAAGGGGGAATGAGTTCACCTATGTTTCTCTTTATTAATGTTCTTGCTTCATTTCTGCCataataaacaaaagtaataaaaatcatgACATGTTCTTCTGACAGATGCTCTCATTGGAAGGCATACTTGCATACCATATAAAAACAGCCACGTAAACGAAATAATTAAGTGACTGAGTGAACGAAACGTTTACATAAATGAAGAATTGATGATTAAATGGTCGGATAACAAGgacaaaaaaggatttttttttagtcaagGCCAGAATATTAAATGATGCTGGACGACTGAAAACAGTATGGATAAGTGACAATTGATTACTAATAAGTAGTAAGCCAGTACCTGATGAGACTGCTGAGAGGGATCACTCAAGATGCTTCTCGATGTCAAAAGAAAGACCATGATTCCTGCGACGATCAGAAGAAGAATAACTGAAGTCCACAATATGTTCAGATCCTGTTGATATAAGGAATTATTTGCTAGTTTAAGTCAACAAGAAGAATTTGGTGTTAAATTAAGTAGGCAacggaagaaaaagatgggaaaatgcaacagtgatttacataattttatacgCGTCATTTCCAGGCAATCCAAACAGAGGTAAGTTAGTTTCTTTCCCTAAATCTATAGTCAAAGGTAAATGCAGTACAGGCTCATTTCTGCC
The sequence above is a segment of the Macrobrachium nipponense isolate FS-2020 chromosome 2, ASM1510439v2, whole genome shotgun sequence genome. Coding sequences within it:
- the LOC135221031 gene encoding uncharacterized protein LOC135221031; the protein is MKMLPSKLKTSGDRMEAHNDHIKPDLNILWTSVILLLIVAGIMVFLLTSRSILSDPSQQSHQSEVISLKGRNISYTYLEAIDNYFTDTKSPVIVYTPQSYEAAFEEHLWYFGTTEKTGGEVTAAVFTPSNVKYLQLLLRSKQTTITVTYSLNCSSQSHKVKDTECSPMRRMAPHDKNTIVADVSNDVQPWLSGEWKLTIKTVKWNKFYEEEDKMQPALCIQHRGSRTAEESPLQNILKSFLVNRINEQIAKIPIKYQGEEERQRKRKQRSTPLECQMFKLEMSLNDLGLAKVILPTQVYLTYCRGTCLMLDDPELFTVNALVRAKYTFLFGNDKVPSPECVPTHFRPLPFFVQLGDQIRRVTFEDLDATRCGCR